The Candidatus Methanoperedens sp. genomic interval AACTTATGAGGATGTAAAGGAAGCTGCGCAGCGTTTCGGGGCTTTAATGGAAACGGACGAAAAGACTGCGAAGATTGCAGTTGTAAGATGCGATATCGTAAGCGAAGTCTGCCCGGGTGTGGCATGTTTTAAAGCATTCAATAAGAGAAAGGTGCATTTCAGCGGTTACGGCGAAGCTGAGATTGTTGGTTTTTTCACCTGTGGAGGCTGCCCAGGGAGGCGGGTTCACAGGCTTGTGGACAGCCTCTTGAAGCACGGGGTGGATGTGGTTCATTTAAGTTCATGCATGCTCATGGAAAGTGGTTATCCTAAATGCCCTCACGCAGAGGAGATAAAACAGATGATCATCAAAAAAGGTGTGAAAGTCGTGGAAGGGACGCATCATTGATAGGCAGGACATAACTTTTAAGTTCGTGAAAGACAGTTAGATTTCTGAAAGGGTAAGAAAGCTTTATTAATGTTCGTTAATATACGAATAAAGAGGAAACATGACAATAACCAAAGAAATGACAATAGAAGAGGTAGTCACCCAGTATCCTGAAACCATGATGGTGTTTATGAGGCACGGCTTGCACTGCGTCGGATGCCATGTATCGGCTTTTGAAAGCATCGAGGAAGGCGCAATGGCGCACGGGATTAATGTAGATGCGCTGGTCTTAGACCTGAATAAGGTTGCAGCGATGAGAAAATCCTAATCGCCAACAACTCTTGTGCCTGCCTTTCCTTCCAGCGCCGCAAGTGCCTTCTCAAGACTTGAAATAATCGCAACCTCTCCACCTGATTTTATGAATCTGACTGCCGCAACTACCTTTGGCTCCATGCTCCCCTTCCCGAAATGCCCCTCTTTGATATATCTCTTTGCATCTTTAACTGTTATTTCATCGAGGTCAAGCTGGTTCTCCTTTCCAAAATTCAGGGCTACCTTTTCAACGTCGGTCAGTATAAGAAAAGTCCCTGCTCCGATAGAGGATGCCATTAAGCTGCCCGTGATGTCTTTATCGATCACAGCCTCAACACCCAGAAGCGAACCCTGCTTTCGGATAACGGGAATCCCGCCTCCACCTGCCGCTATTACTATAACGCCTTCCTGAACGAGCTTCTTGATGATCTCTACTTCCACGATCTCTTCTGGCTCGGGAGATGGAACAATCCGCCTGTAACCCTTTTTGTCCTGCATCATCGTTACCCCCTGCTCAATCATTTTCCTTGCACGGTATTGCGGATAATAAAGACCTATTGGCTTTGTCGGGTTCTTAAATGAGGGGCTTTCCTCATCCACTATAACCTGAGTCAGTATTGTGGTGACGTGCCTCTTAATTTTCTTTTCTTTAAGCCTGTTATCCAGCGATTGCTGAAGCGAGTAACCGAGCATCCCCTGCGTCTCTGCCCCGCATACATCCAGGGGCTGGGGGTGAACGATACCGCATTCTTCCTGCATGGCAAGGATGTTCCCTATCTGGGGACCGTTGCCGTGTGTCAGGACTACATCATAACCAAGGCTTATGGTTTGAACGATTTCCCTGCAGGTCTTATCTATCAATTCTTGCTGCTCTATCGGGCTTCCCCTGGTTGGATTCAATATCGCGTTCCCGCCTATTGCTATCACTATTTTGTTCATATCTTGCTTAAACAACTATCGTGCTGTGCTTTATAGCTATAGCACAACACACGAATAATTGAGCTTTCTCTCTTTCACTTTCTCAATTACCCGCTCAGCCATCCCACCCGATGCGAAAATGGTCACATCAAAACCCCGCAAGGCAGCGAGTATGCCTGACTGGATTACATCAAACTCGAAATCGCATCTGGTTCCCATCCTGTTCATCAATACCTTTGCAGATGTGCCCATAGCACCTATTTTTTGATGCTCATTTTTAGAAAGTATATCACGTACCCTGTCCAGATGCGCAGCCCTCGATCCCCCTTCAATTATTCCAGGAACCCTGATTATGGTGATATTACCGGCCAGTTGACGCAAGTCCCCTACCACGTCTTTTACAGCAATATCCTCGCCTTTTTTCCCGTCAAATAAGGCTTTTCCAGCTACGCCTTTTGAACTTTTGTTTGCAGCCAGCATGCCGTCCTTGATCTCAAGGCAGACCTCATCGCCCGCTTTTATATCGCACCCTGCTATTGCACACCTGATATTCATTACCTTCACATCAACAGATTCCATAAAATCAAGAACAGTGAGCGGGACCTCTCCTTTTGATATGCCGCGCGCTTTGAATTCACGATACGTCTGGACAATGACAGGCTGCCTCAATCCAGCATCTGCAATCAGTTTTTCATCTGCAAAAATATGTCTTGGGGCACCTGACCTGAAAACCTTTCCTTTATTGAGTATATACACGCGGTCAGCCCAGGATGCAGCGAGGTCAGAATCATGGGTTGATATGATGATTGTTTTCCCTTCATCGCCTAATTCATCCAGGATCTCCATGGTGTCCGTAATTCCGCCTGCATCCATGCCTGAAGTGGGTTCATCCAGCACAAGGACATCAGGCTCCATCGCAACAACACCTGCAATAGCCACTCTTTTTTTCTGTCCCCCGCTCAGGTTGGCAGGATTTCTTCCAGAAAGGCTTTCTATCTCATATTTGTGCAGCACCTTTGAAACCCTTTCTTTGGTTTCCTTTGTGTCCAGTCCGAGATTTTTGAGACCGAAAGCGATATCTTCAAAAACAGTAGGTGCAAATAACTGGCTGTCTGGCTCCTGGAAGATTAGCCCCACACGTTTCCTCACCTCATCTATATTGGTTTTGCTGATATTTTCACCGAATATCAGTACCTCCCCGCATGTGGGTTTGATCAAGCCGTTGAAGTGATAGAACAACGTGGTTTTTCCGCTTCCGTTTGGTCCGAGCACGGCAATTTTTTCGTATTCCTTTGCTTCAAAATTTATGCCTGACAGGGCATTTGTCCCGTCGGCATACGTATATTCAAGTCCGATTGTTCTTATAGCGTTCATTCTACCACACCAGCCTGTCAAGTCCAAGCAGTACGAAAATCCCAGAAGATAACATAATTCCCATAATCAAATCTCTTTTATTTAATGGTCGGGTCTCTATCGAATACCTCAAATCAGGCTTCCAGCCCCGCGAGAGCATGGCTCTGTAAACCTCTTCACTTCTTGCAAATGCGCGCGTGATGAGCGCCCCTGATATCGAGGCAATGTTGTGCATTTTCTTCGTGAACCCCGCATTCTTTGAAAAGCCGCACCGTGATTCCTGCGCCAGTTTCAGTTTTTTCCCCTCGCTTGAAAACGTCTTGATGTAGCGTGCCATGAACGAGGAAATCTCAAGCATGGTTTTTGGAACCCCAAAGTAGCGCATGCTTTCAAGCAGCTCGCTCTCGGAAGTTGTGATTACAAGGAGCAGCAGGATAGAGGCAGAAGCCAACACCCGCGAGAATATTAGAAAACCATACTCAACTCCCTCTGAATATACCGAAACGATCCCCACATTAATTGTATTTGCACCATAGGTAAAACTCTGGAGCGCGAAAATAAATAAAGCTAAAACCAACGGAAAAAAAAGCTTTTTACTGTAATCCCTGATTACATCGAGTTTTGCCGCAAAAAGAATGCACAGTATTGATATGGCGATTGGAAAATACCAGTGTTTCATCAAGGTTGCGGCAGTAATCAGGAGGAACGATACAAGGATTTTAATTCTGGAATCAACAATCTTGCCTCTGCATTCGGGTTGCTGTCTTCTTTTTCCAAGATATCTGCCTATAATCATAGAGATAAAAAAAGTCAGGGTGATTACGACTCCGTTCAAGGGGTCGCGGGTAAGCCATTCCAGCATCAGTTTTTCCTCCATGCGTTCCAGAAATATCCTGTAAAGAGACCTCCTGTTATACCCACAAGAGCAAAACCCAATGGTTCACCAAAACGTGCCATCAATCTCACCCCTATTCCATCATGGGCTGCTGCAGGAGCGGCGAGCGCTTCTATAGTGCCGTCAGTCCCTGCCATACTTCCCCCTCCTGAGTAACCGATGTAAGCGCCCGCTGCAATAACAGATGCGATTAATATCATTAACAATAGAGCTGTTTTTGTGAACCTGTCAAGAAAAACACCGGCTGGCGCAACCACTTCTGGTTTTGTCTCGGATATATATTTTATCACATATCCTGTGAATGCGAATTCAGCAAATGCAAGAGGCAGTTGTGTGGGGATAAAACCCAGGGAATACAATTTCCAGTAGTGCATCACATTTTCAGGGTTCAGGGAAAGCGCAAGCTCAAAAGCTGTCATGAGGTAAGTTAAGATGCTTCCCACAAATCCTGCCATTCCAGCGGAAAACCACAAAGGAGAGATATTTTTCAGCATCCTGTATACAAGATAGCCGCTAAATGCTCCCACAATTCCCATAGAAAACGTGTTCGCGCCGATGGTGGTTAAACCGCCGTGACCTACGAATGCCTGGAAGAACAGGGCAATCGCGCTTATCACGACTGTAGCAAATGGTCCTATGATAATTGCAGCCAGAGGAGTCCCGACTGGATGGGAGGATGAACCAGTCACAGGCACAGGGATGTGCCATACCGAGATAACAAAAACCACGGCGCCAATCAGTGAAACCCTGGGAAGATACGATGGATTGTCCCTGATACGCGCATTGATTATCCGCAAACCGAGGGCGATAAATATTGCTGATATCAGATACCAGAATAAAATCCACTGCGGCTCCAGAATCCCGTCTGAGATGTGCATTTATGCTCACCAAATCAATTAAACTTGATTTCGCTAAAGTTTACTTGATATAAATAGGTGATGGTTGGGTTTTGTGTCACGGTATACCCCGCACAATGTAAGTGGCCTGTATATAACCTCAGCCTATCGATTATCTCCGGCAATATAATATTTCGTCAACACTTCTCATCGCGCATCTTTCTTATCCGTAAAGCAAAATCAATGAGATCAATGCTCTGCTCAAGGGTTTCAGCACCTGAAAATTTCCTCGCCCGCAAAGCATCCCTTATAATTTCTTTTTCAGTGGTCTCCCTGACCTTTTTCCTGAATTCTTCCTTCTCTTTTTTGTTCATAAATCCGAACCAAGACGCGCCTACTTCCTTTTCTTCCCCTCATGCATCTTCTTTATCTCGTCCTCTGCCGCCTGCATTTTGGGCTTATTCTCCTCGTAAATCTTCGAGACATTTTCCATAGCCCTCTCAAGCCTTTTTTTGAGAACAAGCAGTTCCTGCGTCGTGAGGTTGTAGTTAGGAGTATTCTCAATCCACAACTGCTCCACGTCAATCAGAGCGTTGATGGCAGCCTTTGTCCTGTTTACGGTGTTCTCATCCATGCGATGATATAGTCTTTTTTCTTAAATTAAGGTTTGCACCCTAAATCAAATGCTCCGCAATCCCCTCGGAAATCACATGATCGCAGTAAATGCACCTCAATTCAACTGGCTTCTTGTTCACCGCAAACTTTGAAATAACAGGCTCGCTTGTATTGGAGATGCAGTTAGGGTTGGAGCATTTCACCACGCCTTCAAGATGTTCTGGCAGATCAACTTTGTATTTCTCTATCACCTCGAAATCACGGATGATGTTGATCGTGGCATCCGGAGCAATCAGCGAAATCCTGTCAACCTCCTCCTCTTCAAGCTCCCTGTCCTCAACCTTTACTATATCCTTTGACCCGAGAACCCCGCTGGGTACGTTCATAGCCACGCTGACAACAGCAGTCGTGGTGCCCGATATTCCGAGTATGCGAAGCACATTGAGCGCCTGACCTGCTGTGATGTGGTCGATCACAGTGCCGTGCCTTATCGGGCGCACTCTCATCTCCTTCTCAGTCATATCGCCTCCATTGCCATCGCAAGAAGCGCCATCCTGACCGGTACGCCGTAGAAAGACTGCTGGAAATACCGTGCGTATTTTGTCCTGTCGACCGAGGGGTCAATCTCCTGAAGTCTGGGAAGCGGATGCATCACTATGAGTTTATCGCGGGCCTTTTTCAATAATTCCTCCGTGACACTGTAGCTGCCCGCAACTTTCAGGTACTCAGCCGGGTCAGGGAAGCGTTCCTTCTGTATCCGTGTTACGTATAATACATCAATATCCCCGATCACATCCTCTATGTTCGTAGTCTCGCTCAGGCTGGCGCCCTGCTTTTTCAGGTCTTTTTTAATCACATCTGGCATCCTGAGCTGCACTGGCGAGATGAGGGTCATGCTGGCATGATAGAGTGACAAGGCGTAAGCAAGCGAGTGGACAGTCCTGCCGTACTTCAGGTCGCCCACAAGCGCAATTTTTAGCGAGGAAAGACTGCTCTCCCGCATTATGGTATAAAGGTCAAGCAGCGTCTGCGTGGGATGATGCCCTGCTCCATCGCCTGCATTGATTATCGGGACATTTGAGTACTCTGCCGCCATCCGGGCTGAGCCTTCTCTGGGATGTCGCAAAACGATGGCGTCTGCATAGTTTCCTACAACCCTTATGGTGTCTGCAAGGCTTTCCCCCTTCGCTACCGAGCTTGTCTCAAGCGAGCCGAGGTCGATAACCTCCCCGCCGAGCCGCTTCATGGCAGTCTCGAAGGACAGGCGCGTGCGTGTGCTGGGTTCATAGAAAAGGGTGGCAAGTATTTTTCCTGAAAGCAGGGTGGATTTTTTTCCTCTTGCTATAGGTTCAAATTCCCTTGCCCTTGTTAGAATATCATCAATCTCATCCCGCGAAAAATCCCTCATTGAGATAATATGATGCAACATCACACCTATTAGGCGGCACTTAAATTTAAATTTATTGATGATGGTCTATATACTCAAAGAATCGTACCCTCAAACACCCGCTCTGCTGGGCCTTCCATAAAAGCACCATCTTCTGTAAGGGTTATTCTCAATTCTCCACCCTTTGTATTCACCTTTACTTTTTTTTCTGTTTTGCCAAGCCTGTGAGCCATTGCTGCGCATGCCACTGCACCTGTGCCGCAGCTCGGAGTTTCAGCTTCCACTCCGCGCTCGTATGTACGTACTGTAATCTCGTTGCTTGAGTTCACAACCACAAAATTCACGTTTGTACCTTTTGGAAAAACAGGGTCATAGCGAATCCTGGGCGCTATCGACATCAAATCGGCATTAAAAGAGTCCACAAAAATTACAGCATGTGGAACTCCGGTATTTACCGCCGAGACTTTATTTCCATGGAGAGACACATCGAGAAATTCCCCGCTTCCTTTTGAAGGGATTTTTTCCCTTGTAAATTGTGGTTTTCCCATATCGACTTTCACCCATGTCCTGTCATCAATCCGGGAGCTGACCGATAAAGTGCCTGCAGGTGTTTCAACGCTGGCATTCTCTCTGACATACCCTTCATCCAGCGCATACTTCACAAGACAGCGTATGCCGTTGCCGCACATCTCAGCCTCAGTACCGTCCGGATTAAAAATCCGCATCCCGATATCAGCTTTATACGAGCTTCCAAGATACAGCACGCCGTCCGCCCCTATTCCGAAACGGCGGTCACAATATTTTGATGCAAAAGCGGATTTTTCAGATATTGTCTCTCCTTTATATTCGTCTATGAGAATGAAATCATTCCCGTTGCCTTGGAGTTTGGTGAAATGGATCATATCACTTCTTTTCTTTCTTTAAGGCAGAAGAAATCATAGAACCTGCGGTTTTCACCACCATGTATGCGCCGCCCACTACCAGTATCGCCGGCGCAGCAACACCAGCGGCTGCGGCTATTCCCGCGCTTGCAAGCAGTGCCATGTCATGGTTTGTGAGAAAACGGGAAACCTTATCGAGCGTGGATGGCTCGATAGCTACGGAGTCGGTTTCAAGAACTACCTCCCCTTTCTGGAAGACTTTTATCCATCCGCTTTCCTCTGATATAAGTACTGCAGTGAACGAATCATCAAATAATGTAATACCATGAGCGGCTGCGTGTCTCGTCCCAAAACCGAGCAGCGTTTTTGATTTCAATATCCTTGAACCGTATGCAATCAGCTCACCTTCAGGTGTTAAAATCACAGCGCCGTCGAGCATGGCAAGTTTTTCTACCACAGCATCCATTCCCTTGCTCAGGAGATTACCGGCAAACTGGAGTTGAGGATAGTGGAAGCGGTAATTCCCTTCGATTTTATCCCGGTCTGCTATGATGAAAAGAGCGCCCTGATTCTCTTTAGCCAGACTCTTGGATATATTAAGGATGATACGCATTACCTCTGGTTTAATATCCTGGCTGTTCTCTTTACTCATGTCATCTTCTTGGAATCGAGATAAGTTATAGGTTTTGGTTAATTGATTTTTAGTTCAAGATGCGAAAATTCAAATACAAAGGTGGAAAATTGGTACAGCCACAAAAACATAAATAAAAGAGGTAAGTTGCAAAAAAAAGAATATATCCAGAAAATGTTTGCCGGCATTTCCCATCGCTACGATTTTCTCAATCGTTTATTGAGCATGGGACGTGATAAATACTGGCGAAGGTTCGCAGCAGCTTTACTGCCACACGGATATATAATTGATGTTTGTTCAGGAACAGGTGATGTGGCAGTAGAAGTTTCAAAAAAAAGCAACGTAATCGCCTCGGATTTTTGTGAAGAAATGCTGCAATTATGTCTCAAAAAAATAAAAAAACAGAATATAAAGAATGTCTACTGCGTCCAGAACGACGCTGAGAATCTTTCTTTTAAGGATGGAACTTTTAATGGCGCTATCGTTGCTTTCGGAATCAGGAACGTGGCGGATATCAAAAAAGCATTATCTGAGATGAACCGCGTTGTCAAAAAAAGTGGAAAAGTAGTCGTACTTGAGTTTTCTTTGCCAGAGAATAAAGCTTTCAAATCGATTTATTATCTTTATTTTCATAAGATATTACCTTTCATAGGCGCCTTGGTTTCTAAAAAGAAGGACGCATACAGTTATCTCCCATCTTCTGTGACGGCATTTCCGCAAAGGAATGAGTTTGTTGAACTTATGAAAGGAGCGGGTCTGATAGATATTGAATCTTATGACCTCACTTTTGGAATAGTTACAGTTTATGCAGGTAGGAAATCCTAACTATTATGTATAAACAGAATGAATAAAGGATAGAAAATGAATAAAGAAGATGTTTGCATATTAATTCCCACACTCAATGAGGGAAAGACAATAGGCGGGATGGTAAGGGAATTTAAATCATTGGGTTATTCAAATGTTCTTGTCATCGACGGTCACAGTACCGATGATACAGTGGAGAAGGCACAAAACGAAGGCGCAAAGGTTATAATCCAGAGCGGGACAGGAAAAGGACAGGCTGTGAGCCAGGCATTCCAGTCAATAACAAGTGAATATGTGGTAATGCTGGATGGAGATGGAACGTATCTCCCCGAAGAGGTTGATAAAATTCTTGAACCAGTTATCGCAGGAATAGCCGACCATGTGATTGGAAACAGGTTTGCAAACTATCAGAAAGGCGCATTTACCCGCTTGAATCTTCTGGGGAACAGATTGCTCAACAAGATGTTCGGCTTTGCCTATGGTGTCTGGCTTGAGGACATACTTTCGGGTTACAGAGCCTTTAACAATACTGCTGTTAAACAGATTGAATTGAACAGAACAGGTTTTGAGGTTGAAACCGAAATTACGGTTGAATGCGTGAAAAAAGACCTGAAAATAGTCGAGGTACCCATAACTTACCTTGCAAGGGTAAGCGGTGCTGCCACAAAACTGCAACCTATCAGGGATGGTTTCAGAATCGCATCTACCATATACCTGCTTGCGAAAACACACAATCCTCTTTTTTATTTCAATTTAATTGGAGGGTTTCTTACTCTAGGAGGCTTAGCCATTGGTATCTATGTCGTTGACGAATGGCTGAAAAACATTACCCATATTCCTCTTACCATCCTCGCAACGCTTCTCATCGTTACCGGGATTCAGATGTTCATTTTTGCTATCATGAGCGACCTTATCGTGTCCATGCACAGGGAAAATATGCATATGTTGCGCAGAATAATAAAGGAAAGGTAAAAATTATGAAGATAGCAATACTCGGAGGCACAGGCAGCATAGGGGAAGGATTCGCGCTTCGGTGGGCAGCAAAACATGATATAATGGTTTGTTCGCGTGAGATTGACAGGGCGGTCAGAGCAGCGGAAGAATATAAAGGCACGCTTTCAACTAAAGGGCTGCTGTGCTGCGGCATTACAGGATGCGGGAATGAAACCGCTATCGGCGATGCTGATGTTGTAGTGCTCTCAGTCCCGTACCAGGGCGTGGTGGCGATGTTAAAAAACCTGAAGCCGTGTTTTAAGGAGCAGATTGTAATCTCACTTGTAGTACCAATGAAAAAAAATAAATGGTTTGAATATACGCCTCCAAAGCAGGGCAGCGCCGCACTTGAGATAAGGGATATCCTTCCAGAGGGTGTAAAGATTGTATCGGCTTACCATAATGTGTCTGCAAAGAAACTGGCACATCCTGAATTGAGCCTTGACTATGATGTTGTTGTTTGCGGCGATGATGAGGATGCGAAAAAAACCGTGATGGGGTTAACGAAGGAAATAAAGAATCTTCGTCCTCTTGATGGGGGAAGTCTTGCCTCTTCGTATATGAGCGAGTCCCTGACACCATTTTTGATCAACCTTGCGATTCGAAACGGGCTCTTTGACCTCGGCGTTAAATTTGTATGAAAAACTTTAAGAAAGTTTTATCAAAAACTGTTGCGTCAGTTTACACCGCGCACACGTATGGCTTCGCCATACGTGGACACGCCCTCCCGAGGCGTGACTCGGGAAGGGGATGTTTCACATCCCCTATACGTCATAAAGGGGCGTAACCCTTTATGATTTCAGCAATAAGGCTCTTCGAGATTTACAATAGACTTTTAGATGAATTCGGGCACAGGCACTGGTGGCCTGCAGACACACCTTTCGAGGTCGTGGTGGGCGCCGTGCTCACCCAGCAGACCAAATGGGAGAACGTAGAGAGGGCAATCCTGAACCTGAAAGAGCGGGGATTGATGGAGCCAGAACCTCTTTCAAAGGCTGATATTGAAGACGTGGAGGAGCGCATCAGGTGCACGGGGTTTTACAGGCAGAAAGCCCGGAGGGTAAAAAATATCTCAGCATTTTTTTTTGAACATCCCCGAATCCTTGAAAAACCTGCGGATGAACTTCGCAATATGCTTCTGTCTCTTCCTGGTATTGGGGATGAAACGGCTGATAGCATCGTATTATATGCAGCAGACAAGCCCAGATTCGTAATCGATGCTTATACAAAGAGGATGTGCAGATGTCTGGGAATTGAGGGTGATTACAGGAAATTGCAGTCGCTTTTCGAAGAGTCGCTTCCTCAGGATGTTCCCCTTTACAAGGAATTTCATGCCCTCATCGTGGAATACGGAAAACAATTCTGCGGGAAAAAGAGATGCATGGGATGTATATTGGTAGAAAATGGCAAGATGTCATAATATCCTCATCCGCGATTTGCCTCTTTTCGGCTGCATAGCTTTTGGAATCATCGACCGCGGAACGAATGTGCTGCAGGTGCGCCCCATCAGCGAATGTCCATTATCCTGTATCTTCTGCTCAACCGATGCTGGTCCTCATTCAAGGCGCAGGATATCCGAGTACATGGTTGACCTTCCGCAATTACTCGCTGCATTTGATTGGGCGGCTTCTTACAAGGAAATTAACGAAATCGAGGCACACATCGACACGGTCGGGGAGCCGCTGATGTACCCTCATATTGTTGAGCTTGTATCTGGTTTATCGGGGAACAGGCATGTCAGGACAGTATCCATGCAGACCAACGGCACGCTGCTGAACACTGAACTTATAGATGAACTTGAAGATGCCGGGCTTTCAAGGATAAATATGTCCATCGAGTCGCTTGACCCGGAGCTTGCGAGGAGGATTGCAGGGACTAAATCTTACAAT includes:
- a CDS encoding endonuclease, which translates into the protein MISAIRLFEIYNRLLDEFGHRHWWPADTPFEVVVGAVLTQQTKWENVERAILNLKERGLMEPEPLSKADIEDVEERIRCTGFYRQKARRVKNISAFFFEHPRILEKPADELRNMLLSLPGIGDETADSIVLYAADKPRFVIDAYTKRMCRCLGIEGDYRKLQSLFEESLPQDVPLYKEFHALIVEYGKQFCGKKRCMGCILVENGKMS
- the npdG gene encoding NADPH-dependent F420 reductase; this encodes MKIAILGGTGSIGEGFALRWAAKHDIMVCSREIDRAVRAAEEYKGTLSTKGLLCCGITGCGNETAIGDADVVVLSVPYQGVVAMLKNLKPCFKEQIVISLVVPMKKNKWFEYTPPKQGSAALEIRDILPEGVKIVSAYHNVSAKKLAHPELSLDYDVVVCGDDEDAKKTVMGLTKEIKNLRPLDGGSLASSYMSESLTPFLINLAIRNGLFDLGVKFV